The proteins below are encoded in one region of Carcharodon carcharias isolate sCarCar2 chromosome 2, sCarCar2.pri, whole genome shotgun sequence:
- the yipf4 gene encoding protein YIPF4 encodes MSLHNSGLPQQHFTPGNGDFTFVSSADGEDLSGSMAAPEVKLNMDTDSTKDASATAFLRKRGYGWLLEVEEDDSEETKPLLEELDIDLKDIYYKIRCVLMPMPSLGFNRQVVRDNPDFWGPLAVVLLFSMISLYGQFRVVSWIITIWIFGSLTIFLLARVLGGEVAYGQVLGVIGYSLLPLIVIVPVLLVVRSFELLSTVIKLFGVFWAAYSAASLLVGEEFKTKKPLLIYPIFLLYIYFLSLYTGV; translated from the exons ATGAGTTTGCACAACAGCGGGCTGCCGCAGCAGCATTTCACCCCCGGTAACGGGGACTTCACCTTCGTCTCTTCGGCTGACGGTGAAG ACCTCAGTGGTTCTATGGCTGCTCCAGAGGTTAAACTTAATATGGATACTGATTCTACAAAAGATGCCTCAGCAACAGCGTTCCTCAGGAAAAGGGGATATGGATGGCTTCTAGAAGTGGAGGAAGATGATTCTGAGGAGACAAAACCACTCCT GGAGGAGTTGGACATTGATCTAAAGGATATTTACTACAAAATCCGATGTGTGTTGATGCCAATGCCATCACTGGGATTTAATAGACAGGTCGTGAGAGATAATCCTGACTTCTGGGGGCCTCTGGCTGTGGTCCTCTTGTTTTCAATGATCTCACTATATGGACAATTCCGA GTTGTTTCCTGGATTATAACAATCTGGATATTTGGATCACTGACCATCTTTTTATTAGCTCGGGTTCTTGGTGGTGAG GTTGCATATGGTCAGGTTCTTGGAGTGATTGGGTATTCTTTACTCCCTTTGATTGTAATTGTTCCAGTCCTTTTGGTTGTTCGATCCTTTGAGCTTTTATCTACAGTAATAAAG CTGTTTGGTGTATTCTGGGCTGCTTATAGTGCTGCTTCCCTGCTGGTTGGAGAAGAATTCAAAACAAAGAAGCCTCTTCTGATATATCCAATATTTCTTCTGTATATTTACTTTTTATCCTTGTACACTGGTGTCTGA
- the exo1 gene encoding exonuclease 1 isoform X2 translates to MGIQGLLQFVKEASEPIHIKKYKGQVVALDMYCWLHKGAFACADKLAKGEPTDQYVGYCMKFVEMLVSFGIKPVLVFDGCTLPSKKEVEKARRLRRQANLQKGKQLLREGKSAEARECFTRCVNITPAMAHEVIKVVLKVDKTGNGIEIDKSRFGKCKQLGDVFTEEKFRYMCILSGCDYLASIHGIGLAKACKLLRVANNPDIITVIKKMGQYLKTTITVTEEYIDGFIRANNTFLYQLVFDPLKRKLVPLNAYSDGVDPETLDYAGHHFGDEKALHIALGNIDINTLETIDDYNPCTFQLPTKRTHGWNDTQANKQKVPHMLSIWSKEYRPYENQLLVPRAQISPEKPCTRGIEKVINIKRLKLPNREMMAKRPREDDGLSDGDLLSQYSFPNSKKHKEAAEKCPSPQSPSEEEESSSADHSVGHESPRPHSKIRNRFATILQRRNEDSGAVVVPGTRSRFFCSPKEACVSDQKIGANAISSATERSKDLNPISSCNSEKNDSLATSISRNECEQDEQSLELLNASPNTNAALRDFHSVARKSLSVFSWSGDLREKSKTHDSAVGLSVLQQFCRKVAYSTISKCNDSKAVAKSNQSEILYQSNLPEQPEEPLDGDSEMMTSPQSPLGISSSLGSSCSTFDSLGSSQKSRSSDLDEASDDAMSHDQISSPGTLPELPERAIVTIKHKVPGLHKLSPGSFGKFTKLLLPGPAKASGLSKRSLSLQKKKPAPNNENKPELQATIHDLWQKFGFKGESKKLQSSQKSGPMSPVEDNLQMLTPETDQSILFRSECSSVQRAIHW, encoded by the exons ATGGGGATTCAAGGATTGCTGCAGTTCGTTAAGGAAGCTTCAGAACCAATCCATATTAAGAAGTATAAAGGACAAGTTGTAGCATTGGATATGTACTGCTGGCTTCATAAAGGAGCTTTTGCGTGTGCTGATAAATTAGCAAAAGGAGAACCAACTGATCA ATATGTAGGTTATTGTATGAAATTTGTTGAAATGTTGGTCTCATTTGGAATCAAGCCAGTCTTGGTTTTTGATGGTTGCACTTTACCCTCTAAAAAAGAGGTTGAAAAAGCTCGAAGATT ACGTAGGCAAGCAAACTTGCAGAAAGGAAAGCAACTCCTTCGTGAAGGGAAGTCAGCAGAAGCCAGAgagtgttttactcgctgtgtcaACATAACACCTGCCATGGCTCATGAAGTCATAAAA GTTGTACTGAAAGTGGACAAGACTGGGAACGGCATAGAAATTGATAAGTCTCGGTTTGGCAAATGCAAGCAGCTGGGTGATGTTTTCACTGAAGAGAAGTTCAGATATATGTGTATTTTGTCAGGATGTGATTATTTGGCATCCATTCATGGAATTGGTTTGGCTAAAGCATGCAAGCTGCTTCGGGTTGCCAACAACCCAGACATCATTACG GTGATCAAGAAAATGGGACAATATTTGAAGACAACCATTACTGTAACAGAAGAATACATAGATGGATTCATTCGGGCAAATAACACATTTCTCTATCAGTTGGTGTTTGATCCATTGAAACGGAAACTTGTTCCTTTAAATGCGTACTCGGATGGAGTTGATCCAGAAACACTTGACTATGCTGGGCA TCACTTTGGTGATGAGAAAGCTCTTCATATTGCTCTTGGCAATATCGATATCAATACTTTGGAAACCATAGATGATTACAACCCATGTACTTTCCAG cttCCAACCAAAAGGACTCATGGGTGGAATGACACACAAGCCAATAAGCAGAAAGTGCCACATATGCTCAGCATATGGAGCAAAGAATATAGACCATATGAAAATCAGCTTTTGGTCCCAAGGGCACAAATATCCCCAGAAAAACCCTGTACTAGGGGTATCGAGAAAGTGATCAACATCAAAAGATTAAAACTTCCCAATAGAGAGATGATGGCTAAAAGGCCAAGAGAAG ATGACGGTCTTTCAGATGGAGACTTGTTAAGTCAGTACTCATTTCCAAATAGTAAAAAACATAAAGAAGCTGCTGAAAAGTGCCCATCACCACAATCTCCTTCAGAAGAGGAGGAATCCTCATCAGCGGATCACTCAGTCGGCCATGAAAGTCCAAGGCCTCACTCCAAGATCCGGAATCGGTTTGCTACCATTTTGCAAAGGAGGAATGAAGATTCAGGTGCTGTTGTGGTTCCTGGAACCAGAAGCCG GTTCTTCTGTAGTCCCAAAGAAGCTTGTGTATCTGATCAAAAAATTGGAGCCAATGCAATATCTAGTGCAACAGAGAGAAGCAAGGATTTGAACCCAATTAGTTCTTGTAATAGTGAGAAAAATGACTCCTTGGCGACAAGTATAAGCAGAAATGAATGTGAACAGGATGAGCAGTCACTTGAACTTTTAAATGCTAGTCCTAATACCAACGCAGCTCTTAGAGATTTTCATTCGGTGGCCAGGAAAAGTTTAAGTGTTTTTAGTTGGTCTGGAGACCTGAGGGAAAAATCGAAGACACACGATTCTGCTGTTGGTTTATCTGTATTGCAGCAATTCTGCAGAAAGGTGGCATACTCGACTATAAGTAAATGTAATGACAGTAAAGCAGTGGCAAAAAGCAATCAGAGTGAAATCCTGTACCAGTCAAACCTTCCGGAACAACCTGAGGAACCCTTGGATGGTGACTCTGAAATGATGACCTCTCCACAATCACCTCTTGGCATTAGCTCTTCTCTGGGCAGTTCATGCAGTACTTTTGATTCCTTGGGCTCTTCTCAAAAGTCCAGGAGTTCTGATTTGGAT GAAGCCAGTGacgatgcaatgtcacatgatcaaATTTCGAGTCCTGGCACTTTGCCAGAATTACCTGAGAGAGCTATTGTAACCATAAAGCACAAG GTTCCTGGGTTACACAAGCTGAGCCCCGGATCTTTCGGAAAGTTCACTAAACTGTTGCTTCCAGGACCAGCCAAAGCCAGTGGATTAAGCAAAAGGTCACTGTCACTGCAGAAAAAGAAACCTGCCCCAAATAATGAGAACAAGCCTGAACTGCAGGCTACTATCCATGATTTGTGGCAGAAATTTGGGTTTAAAGG GGAATCCAAGAAGCTTCAATCTAGTCAAAAATCTGGCCCAATGTCTCCTGTCGAGGACAACTTGCAAATGTTGACCCCAGAGACTGATCAAAGTATTTTATTCAGGTCGGAATGTAGTTCTGTGCAAAGAGCCATACATTGGTGA
- the exo1 gene encoding exonuclease 1 isoform X1, which produces MGIQGLLQFVKEASEPIHIKKYKGQVVALDMYCWLHKGAFACADKLAKGEPTDQYVGYCMKFVEMLVSFGIKPVLVFDGCTLPSKKEVEKARRLRRQANLQKGKQLLREGKSAEARECFTRCVNITPAMAHEVIKAARAKGMDCIVAPYEADAQLAYLSKIGIAQAVITEDSDLLAFGCKKVVLKVDKTGNGIEIDKSRFGKCKQLGDVFTEEKFRYMCILSGCDYLASIHGIGLAKACKLLRVANNPDIITVIKKMGQYLKTTITVTEEYIDGFIRANNTFLYQLVFDPLKRKLVPLNAYSDGVDPETLDYAGHHFGDEKALHIALGNIDINTLETIDDYNPCTFQLPTKRTHGWNDTQANKQKVPHMLSIWSKEYRPYENQLLVPRAQISPEKPCTRGIEKVINIKRLKLPNREMMAKRPREDDGLSDGDLLSQYSFPNSKKHKEAAEKCPSPQSPSEEEESSSADHSVGHESPRPHSKIRNRFATILQRRNEDSGAVVVPGTRSRFFCSPKEACVSDQKIGANAISSATERSKDLNPISSCNSEKNDSLATSISRNECEQDEQSLELLNASPNTNAALRDFHSVARKSLSVFSWSGDLREKSKTHDSAVGLSVLQQFCRKVAYSTISKCNDSKAVAKSNQSEILYQSNLPEQPEEPLDGDSEMMTSPQSPLGISSSLGSSCSTFDSLGSSQKSRSSDLDEASDDAMSHDQISSPGTLPELPERAIVTIKHKVPGLHKLSPGSFGKFTKLLLPGPAKASGLSKRSLSLQKKKPAPNNENKPELQATIHDLWQKFGFKGESKKLQSSQKSGPMSPVEDNLQMLTPETDQSILFRSECSSVQRAIHW; this is translated from the exons ATGGGGATTCAAGGATTGCTGCAGTTCGTTAAGGAAGCTTCAGAACCAATCCATATTAAGAAGTATAAAGGACAAGTTGTAGCATTGGATATGTACTGCTGGCTTCATAAAGGAGCTTTTGCGTGTGCTGATAAATTAGCAAAAGGAGAACCAACTGATCA ATATGTAGGTTATTGTATGAAATTTGTTGAAATGTTGGTCTCATTTGGAATCAAGCCAGTCTTGGTTTTTGATGGTTGCACTTTACCCTCTAAAAAAGAGGTTGAAAAAGCTCGAAGATT ACGTAGGCAAGCAAACTTGCAGAAAGGAAAGCAACTCCTTCGTGAAGGGAAGTCAGCAGAAGCCAGAgagtgttttactcgctgtgtcaACATAACACCTGCCATGGCTCATGAAGTCATAAAA GCAGCAAGAGCAAAGGGAATGGATTGTATTGTAGCACCTTATGAGGCAGATGCTCAATTGGCCTACTTAAGTAAGATTGGTATAGCTCAAGCAGTAATTACAGAAGATTCAGACCTGTTGGCATTTGGATGTAAAAAG GTTGTACTGAAAGTGGACAAGACTGGGAACGGCATAGAAATTGATAAGTCTCGGTTTGGCAAATGCAAGCAGCTGGGTGATGTTTTCACTGAAGAGAAGTTCAGATATATGTGTATTTTGTCAGGATGTGATTATTTGGCATCCATTCATGGAATTGGTTTGGCTAAAGCATGCAAGCTGCTTCGGGTTGCCAACAACCCAGACATCATTACG GTGATCAAGAAAATGGGACAATATTTGAAGACAACCATTACTGTAACAGAAGAATACATAGATGGATTCATTCGGGCAAATAACACATTTCTCTATCAGTTGGTGTTTGATCCATTGAAACGGAAACTTGTTCCTTTAAATGCGTACTCGGATGGAGTTGATCCAGAAACACTTGACTATGCTGGGCA TCACTTTGGTGATGAGAAAGCTCTTCATATTGCTCTTGGCAATATCGATATCAATACTTTGGAAACCATAGATGATTACAACCCATGTACTTTCCAG cttCCAACCAAAAGGACTCATGGGTGGAATGACACACAAGCCAATAAGCAGAAAGTGCCACATATGCTCAGCATATGGAGCAAAGAATATAGACCATATGAAAATCAGCTTTTGGTCCCAAGGGCACAAATATCCCCAGAAAAACCCTGTACTAGGGGTATCGAGAAAGTGATCAACATCAAAAGATTAAAACTTCCCAATAGAGAGATGATGGCTAAAAGGCCAAGAGAAG ATGACGGTCTTTCAGATGGAGACTTGTTAAGTCAGTACTCATTTCCAAATAGTAAAAAACATAAAGAAGCTGCTGAAAAGTGCCCATCACCACAATCTCCTTCAGAAGAGGAGGAATCCTCATCAGCGGATCACTCAGTCGGCCATGAAAGTCCAAGGCCTCACTCCAAGATCCGGAATCGGTTTGCTACCATTTTGCAAAGGAGGAATGAAGATTCAGGTGCTGTTGTGGTTCCTGGAACCAGAAGCCG GTTCTTCTGTAGTCCCAAAGAAGCTTGTGTATCTGATCAAAAAATTGGAGCCAATGCAATATCTAGTGCAACAGAGAGAAGCAAGGATTTGAACCCAATTAGTTCTTGTAATAGTGAGAAAAATGACTCCTTGGCGACAAGTATAAGCAGAAATGAATGTGAACAGGATGAGCAGTCACTTGAACTTTTAAATGCTAGTCCTAATACCAACGCAGCTCTTAGAGATTTTCATTCGGTGGCCAGGAAAAGTTTAAGTGTTTTTAGTTGGTCTGGAGACCTGAGGGAAAAATCGAAGACACACGATTCTGCTGTTGGTTTATCTGTATTGCAGCAATTCTGCAGAAAGGTGGCATACTCGACTATAAGTAAATGTAATGACAGTAAAGCAGTGGCAAAAAGCAATCAGAGTGAAATCCTGTACCAGTCAAACCTTCCGGAACAACCTGAGGAACCCTTGGATGGTGACTCTGAAATGATGACCTCTCCACAATCACCTCTTGGCATTAGCTCTTCTCTGGGCAGTTCATGCAGTACTTTTGATTCCTTGGGCTCTTCTCAAAAGTCCAGGAGTTCTGATTTGGAT GAAGCCAGTGacgatgcaatgtcacatgatcaaATTTCGAGTCCTGGCACTTTGCCAGAATTACCTGAGAGAGCTATTGTAACCATAAAGCACAAG GTTCCTGGGTTACACAAGCTGAGCCCCGGATCTTTCGGAAAGTTCACTAAACTGTTGCTTCCAGGACCAGCCAAAGCCAGTGGATTAAGCAAAAGGTCACTGTCACTGCAGAAAAAGAAACCTGCCCCAAATAATGAGAACAAGCCTGAACTGCAGGCTACTATCCATGATTTGTGGCAGAAATTTGGGTTTAAAGG GGAATCCAAGAAGCTTCAATCTAGTCAAAAATCTGGCCCAATGTCTCCTGTCGAGGACAACTTGCAAATGTTGACCCCAGAGACTGATCAAAGTATTTTATTCAGGTCGGAATGTAGTTCTGTGCAAAGAGCCATACATTGGTGA